One segment of Carya illinoinensis cultivar Pawnee chromosome 1, C.illinoinensisPawnee_v1, whole genome shotgun sequence DNA contains the following:
- the LOC122278839 gene encoding uncharacterized protein LOC122278839, giving the protein YPQRFQKQKLDKQFSKFLDIFKKIHINIPFADALEQMPNYVKFLKDIISKKRRLEEFETVKLSEECSAILQKKLPQKLKDPGSFTLPCTIGNSFFDKVLCDLGASINLMPLSVCRKLGLEEMKPTTISLQLADRSIKYPRGIIEDVLVKVDKFIFPADFVVLDMEEDEEVPLILGRPFLATGRALIDVQKGELTLRVNKEEVMFKIYQAMR; this is encoded by the coding sequence taccctcagcgctttcaaaagcaaaaactagataagcaattttctaagtttttggatatttttaagaaaattcacattaatattccttttgcagatgccttggaacaaatgccaaattatgtcaaattcctaaaggacatcatttccaagaagagaagattggaagagtttgaaacagtgaagctttctgaagaatgcagtgccattcttcaaaagaaattgcctcaaaaattgaaagatccggggagtttcactttgccttgcactattggaaattcattttttgataaagttttatgtgatcttggtgctagcattaatcttatgccactttctgtttgcaggaaattaggacttgaagagatgaagcctacaacaatttctttgcaactagcggatcggtccatcaagtatccacgtggaatcatagaagacgtattggtaaaagtggataaatttatcttccctgctgattttgtggtgttagacatggaagaagatgaagaagtcccactaattcttggtcgaccattcttggccacgggacgAGCTTTGATTGacgttcaaaagggtgagttaacattgagagtgaacaaggaagaagttatgttcaaaatttaccaagccatgaga